One Syntrophaceae bacterium DNA window includes the following coding sequences:
- a CDS encoding epoxyqueuosine reductase, whose product MLTREEILMEAARLGFVDAGFTSAEPFQSHRDYLLEHQDEYQWAETKGISLLSGIDPGAIMPGAKTILVLLEGYFRESFPPQLERLFGRCYLDDDRITQDSLAPRIRAFRNFMKERGIGSRVPPHLPHRLAAARAGLGTFGKNCLLYANRAVGGSSWILPITLILDREFPPDEPTVSIGCPEWCRSTCVVACPTRALQGNGRMDPRKCISYLTYFGEGITPRELREPMGLYVYGCDRCQNVCPRNEPWSVRERPPNARAAAKAPFLNLSSLLHMDRSYFESRVWPHMFYMPPEELWRWKMNAARAMGNSLDPAYVRDLARVLEEDGDERVRGMAVWALARIGGEEAGKALRRVSDCSGKILQEEMEHAMAGSAGGM is encoded by the coding sequence ATGCTGACAAGAGAGGAAATCCTGATGGAAGCGGCAAGGCTTGGATTTGTGGATGCCGGATTCACGAGCGCCGAACCCTTCCAGTCTCACCGGGACTATCTGCTGGAGCATCAGGACGAATATCAGTGGGCCGAGACGAAAGGGATATCCCTGCTGTCCGGAATCGATCCCGGCGCGATCATGCCGGGTGCGAAGACCATCCTCGTCCTTCTGGAAGGATACTTCCGGGAGTCTTTTCCTCCCCAGTTGGAGAGGCTTTTCGGGCGCTGTTACCTGGACGACGACCGGATCACCCAGGACAGCCTTGCCCCCAGGATCAGGGCCTTCCGGAACTTTATGAAGGAGCGCGGTATCGGATCGCGTGTGCCTCCCCATCTCCCCCATCGCCTCGCCGCAGCCCGGGCCGGGTTGGGGACTTTCGGCAAGAACTGCCTACTCTACGCCAACAGGGCCGTTGGCGGGAGCTCCTGGATTTTGCCGATTACGCTTATTCTCGATCGGGAGTTTCCGCCGGATGAGCCGACCGTTTCCATCGGTTGTCCCGAATGGTGCCGCAGCACCTGCGTCGTTGCCTGCCCGACGCGAGCCCTGCAGGGGAACGGGCGGATGGATCCCCGCAAGTGCATCTCCTACCTGACGTATTTCGGCGAGGGGATCACGCCCCGTGAACTCCGGGAGCCTATGGGGCTGTATGTCTATGGATGCGACCGGTGCCAGAATGTCTGTCCCCGCAATGAGCCATGGTCGGTTCGGGAGCGACCCCCCAATGCCCGCGCGGCCGCCAAGGCGCCTTTCCTCAACCTGTCAAGCCTTCTCCATATGGACAGGTCCTACTTTGAAAGCCGGGTTTGGCCGCACATGTTCTACATGCCGCCGGAAGAATTGTGGCGCTGGAAAATGAACGCGGCCCGGGCCATGGGAAACAGCCTCGATCCGGCTTACGTCCGGGACCTCGCTCGCGTGCTGGAGGAGGACGGTGACGAGCGGGTGCGGGGGATGGCCGTGTGGGCGCTGGCACGGATCGGGGGTGAGGAGGCGGGGAAGGCCCTCCGGCGGGTGTCGGACTGCTCCGGGAAAATCCTGCAGGAGGAGATGGAGCACGCCATGGCCGGATCAGCCGGAGGAATGTGA
- a CDS encoding crotonase, which produces MVTISNPKMNALSRPVVEELGAVFDELELRTEIGVAILTGGGGKAFVAGADIKGFKDIIGHRDAVFEGARGMQDCFSKIENSRLVVIAAINGLALGGGCELAAACDIRIAADNVIIGVPEVKLGLIPGAGGTQRLARLLGKGRAKWMVLSGDFFSARDAFQMGLLEKVVPAADLLAEAKKLAGSILANAPLAVEAGKRAINEGVEMSLEDGLVFEAGLVADLFMTEDIREGAGAFVEKRFPVFRRR; this is translated from the coding sequence ATGGTGACGATCAGCAACCCGAAGATGAATGCCCTGAGCCGGCCGGTCGTCGAAGAGCTCGGTGCGGTGTTTGATGAACTGGAGCTCCGCACGGAGATCGGCGTGGCCATTCTCACCGGCGGAGGCGGAAAGGCGTTCGTCGCCGGTGCGGACATCAAGGGATTCAAGGACATCATCGGTCACCGGGACGCGGTTTTCGAGGGAGCCAGGGGCATGCAGGACTGCTTCTCGAAGATCGAGAACTCGCGCCTGGTCGTCATCGCCGCCATCAACGGCCTGGCCCTCGGGGGCGGCTGTGAGCTGGCCGCCGCCTGCGACATCCGGATCGCCGCCGACAATGTCATCATTGGCGTTCCGGAGGTCAAGCTGGGACTGATCCCCGGGGCGGGCGGCACCCAGCGGCTGGCCAGGCTGCTGGGGAAAGGAAGGGCCAAATGGATGGTCCTGTCGGGTGATTTCTTCAGTGCCCGGGATGCCTTTCAAATGGGGCTGTTGGAAAAAGTCGTTCCGGCGGCGGATCTCCTTGCTGAAGCGAAAAAACTGGCCGGCAGCATTCTCGCCAACGCCCCACTCGCCGTCGAGGCGGGAAAGAGGGCCATCAATGAGGGGGTGGAAATGTCTCTGGAGGATGGCCTTGTTTTCGAGGCGGGGCTGGTCGCCGACCTGTTCATGACGGAAGACATCAGGGAGGGGGCGGGCGCCTTCGTGGAGAAACGGTTTCCCGTGTTCCGGCGCAGGTGA
- a CDS encoding HDOD domain-containing protein, producing MTNQNETNAQSAHGTVEFLLRRMRHKGDLPAFSKHIVEINSKLSSLKAITLSATGDLAKIILKDFSLTNKLLKIVNSAVYGNLAGRVTTVSKAVMLLGFEKVRMIATALMIFEHLQNKSQAAELKEVAMESFLSGVIAMDLADKMKMGRAEEAFICAMLHHLGKLLVICYFPEEYEAIKEEIREKGLVEDKAARAIIGISFNELGMAVSRSWNFPDMIVRSMESPPPGIIEPPMTELERMRYLTHYAHDLCAAVSTSQEDGWGAAMSEMSIRYQKVIPLPVQQMETLLDSAAVKIDNFSGVVNLDKKSSTLLNKLSAHRKTDEKELPSGTPDDQRPQKEIAAGMMQSPPKSAAVLAQEKKRIVTSGISEIADVMKGSYNLSDVIYMILETMYRGFEFNRVIFCLRDVSGKKVTGRFGLGERSEEMVALFQIQIGQASDIFNIAISQGRGIIIADANAPNIIQNLPAWYQASVAAPAFLVYPLTIKGKCLGLFYADRNESGPLLTESQCLQMEDLRDMAVEVITQKHL from the coding sequence ATGACGAACCAGAATGAAACGAATGCCCAGAGCGCACATGGAACAGTCGAGTTTCTCCTGAGGCGGATGCGCCACAAGGGAGACCTTCCCGCATTTTCCAAGCACATCGTCGAGATCAACAGCAAGCTCTCATCCCTGAAGGCAATCACCCTTTCCGCCACGGGGGATCTGGCCAAGATCATCCTGAAGGATTTTTCTCTGACCAACAAACTCCTCAAGATTGTCAATTCCGCCGTCTATGGCAATCTTGCGGGCAGGGTGACGACCGTTTCCAAGGCTGTGATGCTGTTGGGATTCGAAAAGGTGCGCATGATTGCCACGGCCCTGATGATCTTCGAGCACCTTCAGAACAAAAGCCAGGCAGCGGAGTTGAAAGAAGTTGCCATGGAGTCTTTTCTGAGCGGTGTCATCGCCATGGATCTCGCCGATAAAATGAAAATGGGCCGGGCTGAAGAGGCGTTCATTTGCGCCATGCTTCACCACCTCGGGAAACTGCTTGTAATCTGCTATTTCCCTGAAGAATACGAAGCGATCAAAGAGGAGATCCGGGAAAAGGGGCTGGTTGAGGACAAGGCCGCTCGCGCCATCATCGGCATCTCGTTCAATGAGCTGGGCATGGCCGTTTCGCGGTCCTGGAACTTTCCGGACATGATCGTCCGGAGCATGGAAAGTCCTCCCCCGGGCATCATTGAACCTCCGATGACGGAACTCGAGCGTATGCGGTACCTTACCCATTATGCCCATGATCTATGCGCGGCCGTATCGACCTCCCAGGAAGACGGATGGGGGGCGGCCATGTCCGAGATGTCGATCCGCTATCAGAAAGTCATACCACTGCCCGTGCAGCAGATGGAGACTCTCCTGGATTCGGCGGCGGTGAAAATCGATAATTTCTCAGGGGTTGTGAACCTCGATAAGAAATCCAGCACACTCCTGAACAAACTATCCGCACACCGCAAGACCGATGAAAAGGAACTGCCCTCCGGAACGCCTGATGATCAACGGCCGCAAAAGGAAATTGCCGCCGGAATGATGCAATCGCCACCCAAATCGGCGGCCGTCCTCGCCCAGGAAAAGAAACGGATCGTCACGAGCGGCATCAGCGAAATTGCAGACGTTATGAAAGGTTCATACAACTTAAGCGACGTCATATACATGATCCTGGAGACGATGTACCGGGGGTTTGAGTTCAATCGGGTCATCTTCTGCCTGCGGGACGTGAGCGGGAAAAAGGTAACCGGGCGCTTCGGTCTCGGCGAAAGGTCGGAAGAAATGGTGGCGCTGTTTCAGATCCAGATCGGCCAGGCCTCCGATATTTTCAACATCGCTATTTCGCAGGGCCGGGGGATCATCATCGCCGACGCCAATGCCCCCAATATTATCCAGAATCTTCCTGCATGGTATCAGGCGTCCGTCGCGGCGCCGGCTTTTCTTGTCTATCCGCTTACCATCAAGGGAAAGTGCCTCGGTCTGTTTTATGCAGACCGGAACGAGAGCGGGCCTCTCCTCACGGAAAGCCAGTGCCTGCAAATGGAAGATCTGCGCGATATGGCCGTTGAAGTGATCACGCAGAAGCATCTGTAG
- a CDS encoding AMP-binding protein, whose amino-acid sequence MVEEWYRAKEKDIQYPRELVLGEILRRNAERYPDRPAVVYRNRRHTYEEFNARVNRMANSLITLGIKKGDCIGVFAHNSDCYVEAAMAIAKAGGIFIPINFRLVGHEVEYILTFNEAVAVFVDAPLLDVITGISDRLRTRHVIVMRSDGALPPDMLRYEGLLDSAADREPDIDVWEGDLVGLAQTGGTTGRPKGVLFSHRHIGGILYQICFIHNYREEDHGLHAMPSYSSAGIAYDWGATLFHGGTLFIAPLPPFDPVGILEIIDRERINHMTMAPIMIDFINAFLEASPGKYDVSSVRTLVSVGAPTPQRTREKAVHLFGPGVLYVEYSATEMGVATCLKPNEVLKYPGSCGRTALGQEVKIIDMNGRDLPRNQVGEICVAGPMVTRGYNKNPEANRQAFHDRFMGIGDMGYMDDKGYVYIVDRKSDMIISGGMNIYPAEIEAVMIGHPVIAEIAVIGVPDEKWGESVKAIIRLEPGKTSTAREIIEWCRGKMAGYRIPKSVDFVDDFPRTAIGKVQKSVLRKKYRDESTDRTHPGIAED is encoded by the coding sequence ATGGTGGAAGAATGGTACCGAGCGAAGGAGAAGGACATTCAGTATCCGAGGGAACTGGTCCTGGGCGAGATCCTGCGCCGCAATGCGGAACGCTATCCGGATCGGCCGGCGGTCGTCTATCGGAATCGCCGGCATACCTATGAAGAATTCAATGCCCGTGTGAACCGGATGGCCAACAGCCTGATCACCTTGGGGATCAAGAAAGGCGATTGCATCGGCGTGTTCGCCCACAACTCCGACTGTTACGTCGAGGCGGCCATGGCCATCGCCAAGGCGGGCGGGATCTTCATCCCGATCAATTTCCGCCTGGTCGGGCACGAGGTGGAGTATATCCTCACATTCAACGAGGCCGTGGCCGTTTTCGTGGATGCCCCCCTTTTGGACGTGATCACCGGCATTTCCGACAGACTCCGCACCAGGCATGTCATCGTCATGCGGAGCGATGGAGCGCTTCCCCCTGATATGCTTCGTTACGAAGGCCTCCTGGACTCGGCGGCCGACCGGGAGCCGGACATCGACGTCTGGGAGGGAGATCTCGTGGGGCTGGCCCAGACCGGAGGGACCACGGGCCGTCCGAAGGGCGTGCTCTTCAGTCACCGCCACATCGGCGGCATCCTCTATCAGATCTGTTTCATCCACAACTACCGCGAAGAGGATCACGGCCTTCATGCGATGCCGTCGTACAGCTCGGCGGGAATAGCCTATGACTGGGGTGCGACGCTGTTCCACGGCGGCACCCTTTTCATCGCCCCGCTGCCTCCGTTCGATCCTGTGGGAATTCTCGAGATCATCGATCGGGAACGGATCAACCATATGACCATGGCCCCCATCATGATCGATTTCATCAACGCCTTTCTGGAGGCGTCACCGGGCAAGTACGACGTGAGCAGCGTTCGCACCCTCGTCTCCGTCGGGGCGCCCACCCCGCAGCGGACGAGGGAAAAGGCGGTTCATCTCTTTGGTCCCGGCGTGCTTTACGTCGAATACTCGGCTACGGAAATGGGCGTGGCCACCTGCCTGAAACCGAATGAAGTCCTGAAGTACCCTGGAAGCTGCGGTCGAACCGCCCTGGGGCAGGAAGTGAAGATCATCGACATGAACGGCAGGGACCTTCCCCGCAACCAGGTGGGAGAGATCTGCGTCGCCGGTCCCATGGTAACCCGGGGATACAACAAGAACCCGGAAGCCAACCGGCAGGCTTTCCACGACCGTTTCATGGGCATCGGCGACATGGGCTATATGGACGACAAAGGGTACGTCTATATAGTGGACCGGAAATCCGACATGATCATCAGCGGAGGCATGAACATCTATCCGGCCGAGATCGAGGCCGTCATGATCGGGCACCCTGTTATTGCGGAGATTGCCGTGATCGGTGTTCCCGACGAAAAATGGGGGGAGAGCGTCAAGGCGATCATCCGTCTGGAGCCCGGGAAGACATCGACGGCCCGGGAAATTATCGAGTGGTGCCGGGGGAAGATGGCCGGATATCGGATTCCGAAGTCCGTCGATTTTGTGGACGACTTTCCCCGGACGGCGATCGGCAAGGTTCAGAAATCCGTCCTGAGGAAGAAATACAGGGATGAATCAACAGACAGGACACATCCCGGCATAGCGGAGGACTGA
- a CDS encoding thiamine biosynthesis protein ThiF: MQDFLDRTFPLLEKEGVEALSTALIAFAGLGGVGGGAFLNLVRCGVKRFRLSENGVFDPPDMNRQVAAFASTMGQPKIEVYERLAREINPEVQLELFPEGTTVGNLEQFLDGCDVYVGVIDVEKGADVKAMTPELLMRFNIPLFTAGAFGFGALLVAHHPDGMMPDEFWGLLKKKSNMGGFFPSFVSDKFEPTTMKRLENAARTGKLATTSIGGSVSGALLASEVLAYLLRDTDLVNRDIIFAPKFVTVCLLRMAMEVVDITEK; this comes from the coding sequence ATGCAGGATTTTCTAGATCGTACATTCCCTTTATTAGAGAAGGAAGGGGTCGAGGCGCTTTCAACCGCGCTGATTGCTTTTGCCGGACTCGGTGGCGTCGGCGGAGGTGCTTTTTTGAATCTGGTCCGCTGTGGGGTGAAACGGTTTCGATTGTCTGAAAACGGTGTCTTTGATCCACCCGATATGAACAGGCAGGTTGCAGCCTTTGCTTCGACGATGGGCCAACCCAAGATTGAAGTTTATGAACGGCTTGCCCGCGAGATCAATCCTGAGGTTCAATTAGAGTTGTTCCCCGAAGGAACGACCGTTGGCAATCTTGAGCAATTCCTCGATGGCTGCGATGTTTATGTGGGTGTGATTGACGTTGAAAAGGGTGCAGATGTTAAAGCCATGACCCCAGAATTGCTCATGCGGTTTAATATCCCCCTTTTTACGGCCGGTGCGTTTGGATTCGGTGCTCTCCTGGTCGCCCATCATCCTGACGGCATGATGCCCGATGAATTTTGGGGATTATTGAAGAAGAAATCTAACATGGGAGGCTTCTTTCCTTCTTTCGTTTCAGATAAATTCGAGCCTACCACAATGAAACGACTGGAGAACGCCGCAAGAACGGGTAAACTGGCAACGACAAGTATCGGAGGATCCGTATCAGGAGCCCTTCTTGCGTCGGAAGTACTGGCGTATCTTCTTCGTGATACAGATCTCGTGAACCGCGACATCATTTTTGCTCCGAAGTTTGTTACAGTTTGTCTTTTGAGGATGGCTATGGAAGTGGTTGATATCACGGAAAAGTGA
- a CDS encoding acyl-CoA dehydrogenase: MAGLIVDARDQKFVLYELLQVENLFRTKKFADFSRETFDMVLAEGEKFGTEVLFPTLAEGDRVGCRLENGEVRVPACFHRPFRLYREGGWGTMSVSPEAGGQGFPLVMASAAKEWFIHNFAMICYPHITEGAAHLIEVYGTEEQRRKYMDRMYACEWGGSMALTEPGAGTDVGSLRTKAVRQPDGTFRLQGTKQFITCGDHDLVTNIIHPVLARIEGDPPGTGGISIFLVPKYLVREDGSLGRRNDYTIGGIEEKMGLHGSATCIMNMGDNGDCYAELLGEERQGIRIMFQLMNESRIGVGIQSLSAGSIAYLHALQYARERIQGSSLSDVRNPEAPRVPIIRHADIRRMLLWMKAHVEGFRVLTYYAAYCLDLAHACETEEEREKRMGIVEILTPICKAYCSDMAFRVTELAVQVYGGYGYCAEYPVEQFLRDVKIASIYEGANGIQALDLVGRKLGLKKGLCFLGLVGEMNASADRYGENPALKAMADDVRRAVNVLVETAAYFSESAGSGKYLIPVGNAYPFLMMMGKVVMAWLLLWEAGVAQERLENLCGWKGTEPVTAKTLASLSGDHADAAFYVGKIAAATYFIKHVLPEVEAAVKSIRSGDLSMIDIPEECFAA; the protein is encoded by the coding sequence ATGGCCGGTTTGATTGTAGACGCAAGGGATCAGAAATTTGTTCTTTACGAATTGCTCCAGGTTGAAAACCTCTTCCGGACGAAAAAATTCGCGGACTTTTCGCGGGAGACCTTTGACATGGTTCTGGCGGAAGGCGAGAAGTTCGGAACGGAGGTGCTTTTCCCGACACTGGCGGAAGGCGACCGGGTGGGATGCAGGCTCGAAAACGGAGAGGTACGGGTGCCCGCGTGCTTCCACCGGCCGTTTCGACTCTACCGGGAAGGCGGTTGGGGCACCATGAGCGTGTCGCCGGAGGCGGGCGGCCAGGGCTTCCCCCTGGTGATGGCCTCGGCGGCCAAGGAGTGGTTCATCCATAATTTCGCCATGATCTGTTATCCCCATATCACGGAGGGCGCCGCCCATCTGATCGAGGTGTACGGAACGGAGGAGCAGAGGCGAAAATACATGGACAGGATGTACGCCTGTGAATGGGGAGGGTCCATGGCCCTGACGGAGCCGGGGGCAGGTACCGACGTGGGAAGTCTGAGGACAAAGGCCGTGCGTCAACCCGACGGGACGTTCCGCCTTCAGGGGACGAAACAGTTCATCACCTGCGGCGACCACGACCTGGTTACGAATATCATCCACCCCGTCCTGGCCCGGATCGAGGGAGACCCTCCGGGGACCGGGGGCATTTCCATCTTTCTGGTCCCCAAGTACCTGGTCCGTGAAGACGGGTCCCTGGGCCGCCGCAACGACTACACCATCGGCGGCATCGAGGAGAAGATGGGGCTGCACGGGAGTGCCACCTGCATCATGAACATGGGAGACAACGGCGACTGCTACGCCGAGCTCCTGGGCGAGGAGCGCCAGGGAATCAGGATCATGTTCCAGCTCATGAACGAATCCCGAATCGGTGTGGGAATCCAGTCACTGTCTGCGGGGAGCATCGCTTATCTTCACGCACTCCAATACGCCAGGGAACGCATCCAGGGCTCCTCGCTCAGCGACGTCCGGAACCCCGAGGCCCCCCGGGTCCCGATCATCCGTCATGCCGACATTCGCCGGATGCTCCTGTGGATGAAGGCTCACGTGGAGGGGTTTCGGGTGCTGACGTACTACGCCGCCTACTGCCTCGATCTGGCCCATGCCTGCGAGACGGAGGAAGAGCGCGAAAAGCGCATGGGGATCGTGGAGATCCTGACGCCGATCTGCAAGGCCTATTGCTCCGACATGGCCTTCCGGGTTACGGAACTCGCAGTCCAGGTTTACGGAGGGTACGGCTACTGTGCCGAATACCCCGTGGAACAGTTCCTGAGGGATGTGAAGATCGCGTCGATCTATGAAGGAGCCAACGGCATCCAGGCGCTGGATCTCGTCGGGAGAAAACTGGGGCTCAAGAAGGGGCTCTGCTTTCTGGGCCTGGTCGGCGAGATGAACGCTTCGGCGGATCGATACGGGGAGAACCCCGCCCTGAAAGCGATGGCCGATGATGTCAGGCGGGCGGTAAACGTCCTGGTGGAGACGGCGGCGTACTTTTCCGAAAGCGCCGGGTCGGGAAAGTATCTGATACCCGTCGGTAACGCCTATCCGTTCCTCATGATGATGGGAAAGGTTGTCATGGCCTGGCTGCTCCTCTGGGAGGCGGGAGTGGCCCAGGAAAGGCTGGAAAACCTGTGCGGCTGGAAAGGGACGGAGCCGGTGACGGCAAAGACCCTCGCCTCGCTGTCCGGAGACCATGCCGATGCCGCCTTCTATGTCGGAAAAATCGCTGCGGCGACATACTTCATAAAACACGTTCTGCCCGAAGTGGAAGCGGCGGTGAAGTCCATCCGGAGCGGGGATCTCTCCATGATCGATATCCCCGAGGAATGCTTTGCCGCCTGA
- a CDS encoding TetR/AcrR family transcriptional regulator, which produces MRTPLEKAKRDPESTKARILKVARKIFGEYGYHGGTTRMIAEEVGIDLSTIHYHWGEKKDLYEAVVLDINNDLGQMLRNVEKKAQGCSLDERMRIAFDMMTDYLLDHPEISNLILLNYFSKTRIDSSLDVAVPEFTSDIVRAMGLTKGKKEASPRAMLEVMIVMNAVHGLISGESFFLKVLNIDRDAYTKLVKETLKFVLIPGFTARENGD; this is translated from the coding sequence ATGAGAACACCATTGGAAAAAGCCAAAAGAGATCCGGAATCAACCAAAGCAAGAATCCTGAAAGTCGCCAGAAAGATCTTCGGCGAATACGGCTATCACGGGGGGACGACCCGGATGATCGCCGAAGAGGTGGGGATCGATCTGTCCACTATTCATTACCACTGGGGTGAAAAAAAAGACCTTTACGAGGCGGTCGTTCTCGACATCAACAACGACCTGGGACAAATGCTCCGGAACGTGGAGAAAAAGGCCCAGGGCTGTTCGTTGGATGAGCGCATGCGGATCGCCTTCGACATGATGACGGATTACCTGCTCGACCATCCGGAGATATCGAACCTGATTCTTCTGAACTATTTCTCGAAAACGCGCATCGATTCCAGCCTCGACGTTGCGGTGCCCGAGTTCACCAGCGACATCGTCAGGGCCATGGGGCTCACGAAGGGGAAAAAAGAGGCATCTCCCAGGGCCATGCTGGAAGTCATGATCGTCATGAACGCGGTTCACGGCCTGATATCCGGCGAAAGTTTCTTTCTGAAAGTACTGAATATTGACCGGGATGCCTATACAAAGCTGGTCAAGGAAACCCTGAAGTTCGTCCTGATTCCCGGATTTACGGCCAGGGAAAACGGAGATTAG
- a CDS encoding TetR/AcrR family transcriptional regulator: MSKERDTKTIWLEEGLKILAKEGPSSLSIDRLTLAIGKTKGSFYHHFSSRDSYIEALLEYHEKSMVDEVVERTNEAGDPHARMKKLTKLAFQISGELELAMRAWALYDPKVRTFQDRLDRRRLEYAKALYVESGMSADKAQQLSRRDYSFFIGLQQLKHHYDEKEFRSILRSVFSG; encoded by the coding sequence ATGTCAAAAGAAAGAGACACAAAGACAATCTGGCTTGAAGAGGGTTTGAAAATCCTGGCGAAAGAAGGACCCAGTTCACTTTCCATCGACAGGCTCACCCTCGCCATCGGGAAAACGAAGGGTTCCTTCTACCATCACTTCAGCAGCCGTGACAGTTACATTGAGGCACTGCTTGAATATCACGAAAAGAGCATGGTGGATGAAGTCGTGGAACGGACAAATGAAGCCGGCGATCCTCATGCAAGAATGAAGAAGCTCACGAAGCTGGCCTTTCAGATTTCGGGCGAACTGGAACTGGCCATGCGTGCATGGGCGTTATACGATCCAAAGGTGAGAACGTTTCAGGATCGCCTGGACCGGCGCAGGCTGGAATACGCGAAGGCACTGTATGTGGAATCGGGTATGTCCGCCGATAAGGCACAACAGCTGTCTCGTCGCGATTACTCGTTTTTCATAGGACTTCAGCAGCTCAAGCATCACTATGACGAAAAAGAGTTCAGAAGCATCCTGCGAAGTGTTTTCTCCGGATAA
- a CDS encoding 3-hydroxyacyl-CoA dehydrogenase family protein, with amino-acid sequence MNIKNISVIGLGTLGTQIAVQAASYGCNVRGYDQDPGIFQKTVEKMTFMMAAMGKGPTVSKEEWEKAAASVKRTGDLAEAVADADLVIEAVPEVLELKRKVFAELDALAPKTALLASNSSSIPISRIEDATKRPEKCLNMHFYQPAVGFILCDIMGGTKTPPEVIEAARQWVRSLELIPLKVNKEILGFCFNSVWRAVKKQVLYMACNGFVDYQDIDRAWRVFTGMPYGPFAMMDMVGLDVVYDIEMSYYNESKDPKDLPPQAFKDMIERKELGAKTGKGFYTYPDADWAKPDFLKG; translated from the coding sequence ATGAACATCAAGAACATCAGCGTTATCGGATTGGGCACCCTCGGGACCCAGATCGCCGTTCAGGCGGCTTCCTACGGCTGCAATGTCCGGGGTTACGACCAGGATCCCGGAATCTTCCAGAAAACAGTGGAAAAAATGACGTTCATGATGGCCGCCATGGGTAAAGGCCCCACGGTTTCCAAGGAAGAATGGGAGAAGGCGGCGGCTTCCGTGAAACGGACCGGGGATCTCGCCGAGGCCGTGGCGGATGCGGACCTTGTCATCGAGGCCGTTCCCGAGGTCTTGGAATTGAAGAGGAAGGTCTTCGCCGAGCTGGACGCCCTGGCGCCCAAGACGGCACTCCTGGCCTCCAACAGCTCATCCATCCCGATTTCCCGGATCGAAGACGCCACCAAGCGTCCTGAGAAATGCCTGAATATGCATTTCTACCAGCCGGCCGTGGGCTTCATCCTCTGCGACATCATGGGCGGCACCAAGACCCCACCTGAAGTGATCGAGGCAGCCCGGCAGTGGGTCCGCTCCCTCGAACTGATCCCGCTGAAGGTCAACAAGGAGATCCTGGGGTTCTGCTTCAACAGCGTCTGGCGGGCCGTGAAGAAGCAGGTGCTTTACATGGCCTGCAACGGCTTCGTGGACTACCAGGACATCGACCGCGCCTGGCGGGTCTTTACGGGCATGCCTTATGGCCCCTTTGCCATGATGGACATGGTGGGGCTCGACGTGGTCTACGACATCGAGATGTCCTACTACAACGAATCCAAGGATCCGAAGGATTTGCCGCCCCAGGCCTTCAAGGACATGATCGAACGGAAAGAACTGGGCGCAAAGACGGGCAAGGGATTCTATACCTATCCCGATGCCGACTGGGCCAAGCCCGATTTCCTCAAGGGATGA